A genomic window from Glycine soja cultivar W05 chromosome 10, ASM419377v2, whole genome shotgun sequence includes:
- the LOC114371801 gene encoding monocopper oxidase-like protein SKU5: protein MAAGSAGARFKLVTCAIVLLPFLVTIATSADIFLDWHVSTDINLKPVSTDQPVITINGLFPGPLINATTNDVVHVNVFNDLDDPLLFTWNGIQQRLDSWEDGVSGTDCPIQPGRNWTYEFQTKDQIGTFSYFPSINFLKAGGGFGPIRVNNRPVISVPFPKPEAEFDLLIGDWYSSSYKDIRSRLNTSDVLPPDWMLINGKGPFMNNLSLSYETFNVTQGKSYLLRISNVGTAWSFNFRIQNHQMVLVETEGSYVNQIELESLDVHVGQSYSVLVTANQSAADYYIVASPKMSNATNNNTLVGVAILHYDNSTAPATGSLPSGPDPFDVQFSINQTKSIRWNLTTGAARPNPQGTFNVRNVTIAETFIFQASTAVIDGLSRYTVNNVSYLTPNTPLKLADYFSNGTGVYELDAYSKNTSNANAVRGVFVASALYKGWTEIVLKNNLDIIDTWHLDGYSFFVVGIGEGEWNPESRSSYNLYDPVARSTVPVYPGGWSAVYVYPDNPGIWNLRSQNLESWYLGEELYVRVYDADPNPAKEKPPPQNLLLCGLFQPSPPSLKAHNPNAPSVSPAPNAPSVSPAPNAPSVSPAPNAPASKAYNPHRTRPLIAVITTALCFLYIGLH from the exons ATGGCTGCTGGTTCTGCTGGTGCTCGATTTAAACTTGTTACATGTGCAATTGTGCTGCTACCATTCCTTGTCACAATAGCCACAAGTGCTGATATATTCCTTGATTGGCACGTTTCCACAGACATTAATTTAAAGCCCGTGTCTACTGATCAACCA GTTATAACAATTAATGGCTTGTTCCCTGGACCCCTTATAAATGCAACAACAAATGATGTTGTTCATGTCAATGTTTTCAACGATTTGGATGATCCCTTGCTGTTTACATG GAATGGCATACAGCAAAGGCTGGATTCATGGGAAGATGGAGTGTCTGGCACAGACTGCCCCATCCAACCTGGCAGGAATTGGACTTATGAATTCCAAACCAAAGACCAGATTGGCACATTCTCTTACTTTCCTTCCATCAATTTCCTTAAAGCTGGTGGAGGGTTTGGTCCAATTCGAGTCAACAATCGACCCGTGATAAGCGTTCCTTTTCCAAAACCTGAGGCAGAGTTTGATCTTCTGATTGGTGACTGGTACAGCAGTAGCTACAAG GATATTAGGTCCAGGTTGAATACGTCAGATGTTCTTCCTCCTGATTGGATGCTAATAAACGGAAAAGGACCATTTATGAACAATTTATCTCTATCATATGAGACATTCAATGTTACACAAG GTAAATCATACTTGCTTAGGATATCAAACGTAGGGACAGCCTGGAGCTTCAATTTCAgaattcaaaatcatcaaatggTTTTGGTTGAAACTGAAGGTTCTTATGTCAACCAGATAGAGTTGGAGTCTCTTGATGTTCATGTCGGCCAATCCTACTCAGTTCTTGTCACAGCAAACCAAAGTGCTGCTGATTACTACATAGTGGCCTCTCCCAAAATGAGTAATGCCACAAATAATAACACTCTTGTCGGTGTTGCTATACTTCATTATGATAACTCTACCGCACCGGCTACTGGTTCTCTCCCAAGTGGTCCTGATCCATTTGATGTGCAATTTTCCATCAACCAAACAAAATCCATTAG GTGGAACCTCACTACTGGAGCTGCAAGGCCTAATCCTCAGGGAACGTTCAATGTAAGAAATGTGACAATAGCTGAGACTTTCATTTTCCAGGCATCAACAGCAGTGATTGATGGGTTATCTCGCTACACTGTCAACAATGTGTCTTACTTGACCCCAAATACACCACTGAAGCTTGCTGATTACTTTTCTAATGGAACTGGAGTATATGAACTTGATGCTTATTCTAAGAACACTTCAAATGCTAATGCTGTGCGTGGAGTTTTTGTAGCCAGTGCGTTATATAAAGGGTGGACGGAGATAGTGCTCAAAAACAATTTAGACATCATTGATACTTGGCATTTGGATGGATACAGCTTCTTTGTTGTCGG GATTGGGGAAGGAGAATGGAATCCAGAATCACGGTCAAGTTATAACCTTTATGATCCGGTTGCTCGCTCCACTGTGCCAGTGTACCCTGGAGGGTGGAGTGCAGTTTATGTGTACCCTGACAACCCTGGAATATGGAACCTGAGATCACAGAACTTGGAAAGCTGGTATTTAGGCGAAGAGCTCTATGTGAGGGTTTATGATGCTGATCCCAACCCTGCCAAAGAGAAGCCACCTCCACAGAATCTCCTTCTATGTG GCTTGTTTCAACCTTCACCTCCATCATTGAAGGCACATAATCCAAATGCTCCTTCAGTGTCCCCAGCACCAAATGCTCCCTCAGTGTCTCCAGCACCAAATGCTCCCTCAGTGTCTCCAGCACCAAATGCTCCAGCATCCAAGGCATATAATCCACATAGAACAag GCCTCTGATTGCTGTGATCACCACTGCCTTGTGTTTCCTCTATATTGGTCTCCATTAA
- the LOC114370511 gene encoding ras-related protein RABC2a-like, with protein sequence MGSASRVESSNYDYSFKVLLIGDSGVGKSSLLLSFISNSNSINDLSPTIGVDFKIKLFTVGGKRLKLTIWDTAGQERFGTVISSYYRGAHGIILVYDVTRRETFTNLIDIWAKEVERYSTNHGSIKILVGNKVDKDSERAVSKEEGMALAQQHRCLFLECSAKTRENVQQCFNDLTLKILDVPGLREKGSVAVKRQKQKHIYETSQSAGCCS encoded by the exons atggGTTCTGCTTCAAGAGTTGAAAGTAGCAACTACGATTACTCCTTTAAGGTTTTGTTGATTGGTGATTCTGGTGTTGGCAAGAGTAGTCTTCTTCTCAGCTTCATCTCCAACTCTAACTCCATCAATGACCTCTCCCCCACTATTg GTGTGGATTTCAAGATAAAGCTTTTTACAGTTGGTGGTAAAAGATTGAAGCTTACTATTTGGGATACAG cTGGACAAGAGAGGTTTGGAACAGTAATAAGTTCTTATTATAGAGGCGCACATGGAATCATTCTTG TCTATGATGTGACACGACGTGAGACATTTACAAACCTCATCGATATATGGGCAAAAGAAGTTGAGCGTTATTCAACTAATCATGGTAGCATCAAAATTCTTGTTGGCAATAAGGTGGACAAG GATAGTGAAAGAGCTGTAAGCAAAGAAGAGGGTATGGCTCTTGCACAGCAACATAGATGCTTGTTCCTAGAGTGTAGTGCTAAAACTAGAGAAAATGTGCAGCAATGCTTTAATGATCTCACATTAAAG ATATTAGATGTGCCAGGTTTAAGGGAAAAGGGGTCTGTTGCAGTGAAAAGACAAAAGCAAAAACACATATATGAGACATCTCAAAGCGCTGGTTGCTGTTCTTAG